In Rhineura floridana isolate rRhiFlo1 chromosome 1, rRhiFlo1.hap2, whole genome shotgun sequence, the following proteins share a genomic window:
- the MOS gene encoding proto-oncogene serine/threonine-protein kinase mos: protein MPSPLPLSRLLHLEFSPSVKARPCSSPLVFPANCEKVLLGEGPSPRACRLPPRVAWCTIDWNQLCLLHPIGSGGFGSVYKATYCGATVAVKQVKKCSKNRLASRQSFWAELNVACLDHNNVVRVVAASTAAPANQDSLGTIIMEYVGNSTLHHIIYGTGSMTAKRKDDELSIARCLGYSCNIVAGLAFLHSQLIVHLDLKPANIFITEQNICKIGDFGCSRKLEDAASGLQLCQQGGTYTHRAPELLKGERVTPKADIYSFAITLWQMVTQQEPYLGERQYVLYSVVAYNLRPSLTAPVFRESATGQSLETIIGNCWRADVAERPSAEQLLHNVQSLFLIV, encoded by the coding sequence ATGCCATCCCCTCTTCCTCTTAGTCGTCTTCTCCATCTGGAATTTTCTCCATCTGTGAAAGCACGACCCTGTAGTAGTCCTTTGGTGTTCCCTGCCAATTGTGAAAAGGTTTTGTTAGGGGAAGGTCCTTCTCCTAGGGCCTGTCGGCTACCACCTCGTGTAGCTTGGTGTACTATAGACTGGAATCAGTTGTGCCTGCTGCACCCCATAGGCTCTGGTGGCTTTGGTTCTGTCTACAAGGCTACTTACTGTGGAGCTACAGTGGCTGTAAAGCAGGTAAAGAAGTGCAGTAAGAACCGTTTGGCATCACGGCAGAGCTTCTGGGCAGAACTAAATGTGGCATGCCTTGACCATAACAATGTGGTACGTGTTGTAGCTGCTAGCACAGCTGCCCCTGCCAATCAGGATAGTTTGGGTACCATAATAATGGAATATGTAGGTAATAGCACTCTGCACCATATTATCTATGGCACTGGCAGTATGACAGCAAAAAGGAAAGATGATGAGCTGAGTATAGCTCGGTGTCTGGGCTACTCCTGTAACATTGTGGCAGGCTTAGCATTTCTCCATTCACAGTTGATTGTTCATCTGGATTTAAAACCTGCCAACATATTCATCACCGAACAAAACATTTGCAAGATTGGAGACTTTGGATGTTCTCGAAAGCTAGAGGATGCTGCATCAGGCCTACAACTTTGTCAGCAAGGGGGAACATACACCCACCGTGCTCCTGAACTCCTTAAAGGTGAGAGAGTCACCCCCAAGGCAGACATCTACTCTTTTGCCATCACCCTCTGGCAAATGGTTACACAGCAAGAGCCTTATTTGGGTGAGCGCCAGTATGTACTCTACTCTGTGGTAGCTTATAATCTGCGCCCTTCTCTGACTGCACCTGTGTTTAGAGAATCAGCCACTGGCCAAAGTCTTGAGACAATAATTGGAAACTGCTGGAGAGCTGATGTAGCAGAACGTCCTAGTGCAGAACAACTTCTTCACAATGTTCAGTCCCTGTTTCTAATAGTATAA
- the PLAG1 gene encoding zinc finger protein PLAG1 isoform X1 translates to MATVIPGDLSEVRDTQKVPSGKRKRGESKPRKNFPCQLCDKAFNSVEKLKVHSYSHTGERPYKCTQQDCTKAFVSKYKLLRHMATHSPEKTHKCNYCEKMFHRKDHLKNHLHTHNPNKEAFKCEECGKNYNTKLGFKRHLALHAATSGDLTCKVCLQTFESTGVLLEHLKTHAGKSSGGVKEKKHQCEHCDRRFYTRKDVRRHMVVHTGRKDFLCQYCAQRFGRKDHLTRHMKKSHNQELLKVKTEPMDLLDPFTCNVSVPIKDELLPVMSLSSSELTSKQFTNTLQLNLYNTQIQSMQSSASAHQMVATSLPLGMPCPIDIESVHPSHQLSLKYPLSSTSYTVSMTDKEQPLKGEIESYLMELQSGMPSLSQDSQASSSKLGLDPQVGPLDDGSEDVSLSKSSVSISEPLSTPSLDFSQLFNFIPVNGPPFNPSVSVGNLGMSYTQEEAHSSMTQLPQQAQDPHDPGNGISLGSLHSLSAAFTSSLNTTTTLPRFHQAFQ, encoded by the exons ATGGCCACTgtcattcctggtgatttgtcagaaGTAAGAGATACCCAGAAAGTCCCTTCAGGGAAACGTAAGCGTGGTGAATCCAAACCAAGAAAAAACTTTCCTTGCCAACTGTGTGACAAGGCCTTTAACAGTGTTGAGAAATTAAAGGTTCACTCATACTCTCACACAGGAGAGAGGCCCTACAAGTGCACACAACAAGACTGCACCAAGGCCTTTGTTTCTAAGTACAAATTACTAAG GCATATGGCTACTCATTCTCCTGAGAAAACCCACAAGTGTAATTATTGTGAGAAAATGTTTCATCGAAAAGATCACCTAAAGAATCACCTGCATACACATAATCCCAATAAAGAGGCCTTTAAGTGTGAAGAATGTGGAAAGAACTACAACACAAAACTTGGGTTTAAGCGTCACCTGGCTTTGCATGCTGCAACAAGTGGTGACCTCACCTGTAAAGTATGTTTGCAGACATTTGAAAGCACAGGGGTGTTGCTGGAGCACTTAAAAACTCATGCAGGCAAATCATCGGGTGGAGTGAAGGAGAAAAAGCATCAGTGTGAACATTGTGATCGTCGGTTTTACACCCGAAAGGATGTACGAAGACACATGGTAGTGCACACTGGAAGAAAGGACTTCCTCTGTCAGTATTGCGCACAGAGATTTGGCCGGAAGGATCACCTAACACGGCATATGAAGAAAAGTCACAACCAAGAACTTCTGAAGGTCAAAACAGAGCCAATGGATCTTTTAGACCCATTTACTTGTAATGTTTCTGTGCCTATAAAGGATGAACTACTTCCAGTGATGTCTTTATCTTCCAGTGAACTGACATCGAAGCAATTTACAAACACTTTGCAATTAAATCTCTACAATACTCAAATTCAGTCCATGCAGAGTTCAGCATCTGCACACCAAATGGTTGCCACATCACTACCTTTAGGAATGCCTTGTCCAATAGATATTGAATCTGTCCATCCTTCTCACCAACTCTCTCTAAAATACCCACTCAGTTCTACCTCATATACAGTTTCTATGACTGATAAAGAACAGCCATTGAAAGGGGAAATTGAAAGTTACTTAATGGAACTGCAAAGTGGTATGCCTTCTTTATCCCAAGATTCTCAAGCATCTTCATCTAAATTGGGGTTGGATCCTCAAGTAGGGCCACTAGATGATGGATCTGAGGACGTTTCCCTTTCCAAAAGTTCTGTTTCTATTAGTGAACCTCTAAGCACCCCATCACTGGACTTTTCTCAGTTATTCAATTTTATACCAGTAAATGGACCTCCTTTTAATCCTTCTGTTTCTGTGGGAAATCTTGGAATGAGTTACACACAAGAGGAAGCACATTCATCTATGACTCAGCTTCCTCAACAGGCACAAGATCCCCATGACCCTGGTAATGGTATAAGTCTTGGGTCTTTACATTCATTGTCAGCAGCTTTCACAAGCAGTTTAAACACAACCACAACCTTACCACGTTTTCATCAAGCTTTCCAGTAG
- the PLAG1 gene encoding zinc finger protein PLAG1 isoform X2 encodes MATHSPEKTHKCNYCEKMFHRKDHLKNHLHTHNPNKEAFKCEECGKNYNTKLGFKRHLALHAATSGDLTCKVCLQTFESTGVLLEHLKTHAGKSSGGVKEKKHQCEHCDRRFYTRKDVRRHMVVHTGRKDFLCQYCAQRFGRKDHLTRHMKKSHNQELLKVKTEPMDLLDPFTCNVSVPIKDELLPVMSLSSSELTSKQFTNTLQLNLYNTQIQSMQSSASAHQMVATSLPLGMPCPIDIESVHPSHQLSLKYPLSSTSYTVSMTDKEQPLKGEIESYLMELQSGMPSLSQDSQASSSKLGLDPQVGPLDDGSEDVSLSKSSVSISEPLSTPSLDFSQLFNFIPVNGPPFNPSVSVGNLGMSYTQEEAHSSMTQLPQQAQDPHDPGNGISLGSLHSLSAAFTSSLNTTTTLPRFHQAFQ; translated from the coding sequence ATGGCTACTCATTCTCCTGAGAAAACCCACAAGTGTAATTATTGTGAGAAAATGTTTCATCGAAAAGATCACCTAAAGAATCACCTGCATACACATAATCCCAATAAAGAGGCCTTTAAGTGTGAAGAATGTGGAAAGAACTACAACACAAAACTTGGGTTTAAGCGTCACCTGGCTTTGCATGCTGCAACAAGTGGTGACCTCACCTGTAAAGTATGTTTGCAGACATTTGAAAGCACAGGGGTGTTGCTGGAGCACTTAAAAACTCATGCAGGCAAATCATCGGGTGGAGTGAAGGAGAAAAAGCATCAGTGTGAACATTGTGATCGTCGGTTTTACACCCGAAAGGATGTACGAAGACACATGGTAGTGCACACTGGAAGAAAGGACTTCCTCTGTCAGTATTGCGCACAGAGATTTGGCCGGAAGGATCACCTAACACGGCATATGAAGAAAAGTCACAACCAAGAACTTCTGAAGGTCAAAACAGAGCCAATGGATCTTTTAGACCCATTTACTTGTAATGTTTCTGTGCCTATAAAGGATGAACTACTTCCAGTGATGTCTTTATCTTCCAGTGAACTGACATCGAAGCAATTTACAAACACTTTGCAATTAAATCTCTACAATACTCAAATTCAGTCCATGCAGAGTTCAGCATCTGCACACCAAATGGTTGCCACATCACTACCTTTAGGAATGCCTTGTCCAATAGATATTGAATCTGTCCATCCTTCTCACCAACTCTCTCTAAAATACCCACTCAGTTCTACCTCATATACAGTTTCTATGACTGATAAAGAACAGCCATTGAAAGGGGAAATTGAAAGTTACTTAATGGAACTGCAAAGTGGTATGCCTTCTTTATCCCAAGATTCTCAAGCATCTTCATCTAAATTGGGGTTGGATCCTCAAGTAGGGCCACTAGATGATGGATCTGAGGACGTTTCCCTTTCCAAAAGTTCTGTTTCTATTAGTGAACCTCTAAGCACCCCATCACTGGACTTTTCTCAGTTATTCAATTTTATACCAGTAAATGGACCTCCTTTTAATCCTTCTGTTTCTGTGGGAAATCTTGGAATGAGTTACACACAAGAGGAAGCACATTCATCTATGACTCAGCTTCCTCAACAGGCACAAGATCCCCATGACCCTGGTAATGGTATAAGTCTTGGGTCTTTACATTCATTGTCAGCAGCTTTCACAAGCAGTTTAAACACAACCACAACCTTACCACGTTTTCATCAAGCTTTCCAGTAG